In one Parageobacillus genomosp. 1 genomic region, the following are encoded:
- a CDS encoding competence/damage-inducible protein A: protein MNAEIIAVGSELLLGQIANTNAQFLSQQLAELGINVYFHTVVGDNAARLEQAVKVAQTRADLIIFTGGLGPTKDDLTKETIARPLQRELVTDEEALRSIEAYFARTNRIMTENNKKQALVLKGSTILKNEHGMAPGMAITIDSITYMLLPGPPKEMQPMFRKYGRAFLLEKLGHEERIESRVLRFFGIGESELETRIEDLIDQQSNPTIAPLAGDGEVTLRLTAKHRSEAEAKRLLDETEKKIVERVGAYLYGYNEETLFEKAIQTLKVQKKTVAAAESLTGGLFLEQLTAVPGASQVVRGGVVCYTNDVKEKVLGVPYAVLAADGAVSEQCARLLAENVRTLCQADIGISFTGVAGPDPLEGKPVGTVYIGISTSKHGTNVYPLTLSGHRDAIRIRTAKYGCSFLLKTLTAAE, encoded by the coding sequence TTGAACGCGGAGATTATTGCTGTCGGCTCCGAGCTGTTGCTCGGACAAATCGCCAACACCAATGCGCAGTTTTTGTCGCAGCAGCTTGCCGAGCTTGGTATCAACGTTTATTTCCATACCGTTGTCGGCGATAATGCCGCTAGGCTTGAGCAGGCGGTAAAAGTGGCGCAAACAAGGGCTGACCTGATTATTTTTACCGGTGGGCTCGGTCCGACGAAAGACGATTTAACGAAAGAAACGATCGCCCGCCCGCTGCAGCGGGAGCTGGTGACGGATGAGGAAGCGCTTCGTTCCATTGAAGCTTATTTTGCCCGCACAAACCGAATCATGACGGAAAATAATAAAAAGCAGGCATTGGTGCTCAAAGGCTCTACCATATTAAAAAATGAGCACGGCATGGCGCCGGGGATGGCGATTACGATCGATTCCATTACCTATATGCTTCTGCCCGGACCGCCAAAAGAAATGCAGCCGATGTTTCGCAAATACGGTCGCGCTTTTTTGCTAGAGAAGCTTGGACACGAGGAACGCATTGAATCGCGCGTATTGCGCTTTTTTGGCATCGGCGAGTCAGAGTTGGAAACAAGAATTGAAGACTTGATTGATCAGCAGTCTAATCCGACGATTGCCCCGCTTGCCGGCGACGGAGAGGTGACATTGCGCTTGACTGCGAAGCACCGCTCGGAAGCAGAGGCAAAAAGACTGCTCGACGAAACGGAAAAGAAAATAGTAGAACGCGTCGGCGCCTATCTTTATGGCTATAATGAAGAAACATTATTTGAAAAGGCGATTCAGACGCTAAAAGTGCAAAAGAAAACGGTGGCAGCGGCTGAAAGCTTGACAGGTGGGCTTTTCCTGGAGCAATTGACAGCTGTTCCCGGCGCCTCCCAAGTGGTTCGTGGCGGGGTCGTCTGCTATACGAATGACGTAAAAGAAAAAGTGCTTGGCGTCCCCTATGCCGTGTTAGCAGCGGACGGCGCGGTAAGCGAACAGTGCGCGCGCCTGTTGGCGGAAAATGTCCGCACGCTCTGCCAAGCGGATATCGGCATCAGCTTTACCGGCGTGGCGGGTCCAGACCCGCTTGAAGGAAAGCCGGTCGGTACCGTGTATATCGGTATTTCTACTTCTAAACACGGCACCAATGTCTATCCGCTCACCTTATCCGGCCACCGTGATGCGATTCGCATCCGCACCGCGAAATACGGCTGCTCCTTTTTATTAAAAACATTGACGGCTGCAGAATGA
- the pgsA gene encoding CDP-diacylglycerol--glycerol-3-phosphate 3-phosphatidyltransferase → MNLPNKITVARIMLIPLFLIVMLVPFGWGSVKIGAATLPVSHLIGALIFIIASTTDWIDGYYARKYQLVTNLGKFLDPLADKLLVSAALIVLVELHYAPSWMVIVIISREFAVTGLRLVLAGEGEVMAANMLGKIKTWTQIIAISALLLHNFPFSLLAFPFAKLALWVAVIFTVWSGWDYFAKNKHAFLHSK, encoded by the coding sequence GTGAATCTGCCTAATAAAATAACAGTAGCACGCATTATGCTCATACCGTTATTTTTAATTGTCATGCTCGTTCCGTTCGGGTGGGGCAGCGTGAAAATCGGCGCGGCCACGCTGCCGGTTTCCCATTTGATCGGGGCGCTGATTTTCATTATCGCTTCGACGACAGATTGGATTGACGGCTATTATGCCCGTAAATATCAACTTGTCACCAACTTAGGGAAGTTTTTGGACCCGCTCGCGGATAAACTGCTTGTCTCGGCGGCGCTTATTGTGCTTGTCGAGCTTCACTATGCGCCGTCGTGGATGGTGATTGTTATCATTAGCCGTGAGTTTGCCGTGACAGGGCTGCGGCTCGTGCTGGCCGGCGAAGGAGAGGTAATGGCTGCCAACATGCTTGGCAAAATTAAAACGTGGACGCAAATTATAGCGATTTCCGCCCTTCTTTTGCATAACTTTCCGTTTTCGCTTCTGGCGTTTCCGTTTGCTAAATTAGCGCTGTGGGTAGCGGTCATTTTTACGGTATGGTCTGGCTGGGACTATTTTGCGAAAAATAAACATGCTTTCTTGCATTCCAAATAG
- the recA gene encoding recombinase RecA, giving the protein MNQDRQAALEQALKQIEKQFGKGSIMRLGEQTDRKISTVSSGSLALDIALGVGGYPRGRIVEIYGPESSGKTTVALHAIAEVQKQGGQAAFIDAEHALDPIYAQKLGVNIDELLLSQPDTGEQALEIAEALVRSGAVDIIVIDSVAALVPKAEIEGEMGDAHVGLQARLMSQALRKLSGAINKSKTIAIFINQIREKVGVMFGNPETTPGGRALKFYASVRLEVRRAEQIKQGNDMVGNKTKIKVVKNKVAPPFKTADVDIMYGEGISREGEIIDMASELDIVQKSGSWYSYKDERLGQGRENAKQFLKENPHIAEEIAQEIRKHYGIESSSVNGVGELQQDEFGLLED; this is encoded by the coding sequence GTGAATCAAGACCGTCAAGCCGCCTTAGAGCAGGCGTTGAAACAGATTGAAAAACAGTTTGGCAAAGGCTCGATTATGAGGCTCGGTGAACAGACAGACCGTAAAATTTCCACTGTATCCAGCGGATCGCTGGCGCTTGATATCGCTTTAGGAGTGGGCGGCTATCCGCGCGGACGTATTGTTGAAATATATGGACCTGAATCTTCCGGGAAAACGACCGTTGCCCTTCATGCGATTGCCGAAGTGCAGAAGCAAGGGGGACAAGCGGCATTTATCGACGCGGAGCATGCGCTTGATCCGATTTATGCACAAAAATTAGGCGTCAATATCGATGAGTTGCTGCTGTCTCAGCCAGATACGGGCGAGCAGGCGCTCGAAATCGCAGAAGCACTGGTGAGAAGCGGTGCGGTCGACATTATTGTCATTGACTCCGTTGCGGCGCTGGTGCCAAAAGCGGAAATAGAAGGGGAAATGGGCGATGCCCACGTTGGTCTGCAGGCGCGCTTAATGTCGCAAGCGTTGCGCAAATTATCGGGAGCGATTAATAAGTCGAAGACCATCGCTATTTTCATCAACCAAATTCGTGAAAAAGTTGGAGTTATGTTTGGCAATCCGGAGACAACGCCAGGCGGCCGTGCGCTAAAATTTTATGCTTCCGTCCGCCTAGAAGTGCGCCGTGCTGAGCAAATCAAGCAAGGTAACGACATGGTGGGAAATAAAACGAAAATTAAAGTCGTGAAAAATAAGGTGGCTCCACCATTTAAAACAGCGGACGTAGATATTATGTACGGAGAAGGCATTTCCCGCGAAGGCGAAATTATCGATATGGCATCGGAGCTCGATATCGTGCAAAAAAGCGGCTCGTGGTACTCTTATAAAGATGAGCGCCTCGGCCAAGGGCGGGAAAATGCGAAACAGTTTTTAAAAGAGAATCCGCATATTGCCGAAGAAATTGCCCAAGAAATCCGCAAACATTACGGCATTGAATCTTCTAGTGTTAACGGTGTCGGCGAATTACAACAAGACGAGTTTGGGCTTTTGGAAGACTAA